The DNA window cttccccctcctcattccctcctctcctcctcatctcactCTCCTTCGccccctcctcatctccctctcaccctcctcctctccatcctccctctcctctccctcctcatctccatgTCCCCTCCATCCTCATCGAtcgtccatctcctctcctcctccatctccctctcctctcccccacctccACATCGccctatccccctctcctcctcatctccctctccccttccattgtccccctctcctccttcttctccgtctcctctccctcctcatctcctctatcctctcccctcctcctcatctccctctcctccattcatcttccctctcctcatcctcatctctgtcttcctctcctcctcatcccttcctccctccttcctcatctccacctctcctctcctccctctcctcattctccctatcctctcccccctcctcctcatctccctctcctcctcatctaccctcctctcctcatctctgtccctctctcctcatctcccttcctctcctcctcctcatctccctcctctcctcctcctcctcatctccctctcctctcctcctcatctccctcgaCCAGTCCTCCTCCTCCACGTTGCCGTTGCGAAGACTTAGATGATGTGACCAACACCCCACCCTCCACCTCTGCTTGTTTAGCCCAGGAGTGGTACAATGCCTTGGATGAGGTATGGGTTGGCAGCTTCCATATTTTAGCCTGGCGATGGCAGCGTTAAAGGATGGATCATTAGACGTTTGCCTCCCCTTCTCGCTTGCTCACTCAGCAGCGACGGTGTTATTTTCAGCTCTGGGAGTATAGTTCTGACTCTGACGGGAGATGAGGTGTCCTGGCAGGCAGTTCTCTAACCCCCGATGggggactgtgactgtgtctcagggagcgtgtgtgtgtgtgacacagagatgtgtgtgtgtgtgttgtggtgtgtgtgtgtgtggtgtgtgtgtggtgtgttgggtgtgtgggtgtgtgtgtgtgtgtggtgttgtggtgtgtgtgtgtgtgtgtgtgttgtgtgtgttgtggttgtgtcggttatttgtgtgtgcatgtgttcgaTGAGGGGAGATGTATGGCATAAGCTTTATATGCAAGCAGCTGTGGATATGTGTGCACAGCTCACGTCGTCAAGTGCTCAACAATGGAGTGTGCTGTGCGGCAATAGTATATTagtctttaaagggatagttcatgcAAAATCTATATTTGGGTCACTTTACCCTTATCTTGAGTTGTgtctgaagtccacaataatcCATTATTTTCTTCAGGCTGGATTTAATATATTAGCGTCGTCAGATTTCATGAATGGAAACAGCTGAATCGAACCTGCACTGCAAGACAAAACTTCCTCAAAAACACTTTCCCTTTAAGTTGGTGTGTTGTTTGATTTTGGTATAACCTAGAGTATGTCCCTTCAACTTTGCTTTTTGCATTTTACGAGTAAATTGGTTTAtattgtttaagacttttttttaaattttacgaTAAAACTTTTCTATCTTGTCATAAGGTACCATCgaaaattgagaaagagagaggtcctACGTTGACATGCTATGCTACGTTGACATGCTATGCTACGTTGACATGCTTTGCTACGTTGACATGCTATGCTACGTTGACATGCTATGCTACGTTGACATGCTATGCTACGTTGACATGCTATGCTACGTTGACATGCTTTGCTACATTGACATGCTATGCTCAGTTGTCATGCTATGTTCCCTTGATATGCTTAGGTCCCTTGTTATGCTATGTTGACATGCTTTGCTACGTTGACATGCTTTGCTACGTTGACATGCTATGTTGACATGCTTTGCTACGTTGACATGCTATGCTACGTTGACATGCTATGCTACGTTGACATGCTATGCTACGTTGACATGCTATGCTACGTTGACATGCTATGCTACGTTGACATGCTATGCTATGTTGACATGCTTTGGGGACCGCACTTGGACCGTTTGCTTTTTTAGGGGCGGCTGCTTTATAACTGGCATATACTCCTGTATTATTACTCAGATAGGCATATGCTGTGCTCATTTCAAAGATTTAGCGCTGGCCTGCCCAGCGTAAGCAGCTTGTGGGAGCAGCCAACTGCATGGGGACACTCACAGACTCacacaaatgacaccctattccctatatagtgcactacttttgaccagggctcatagggctctggtcaaaagtagggcactgcaGTATAtaggaattagggtgccatttgggacacacacacactgttaaaccCTGATATGTAAACAGGTTTGTCTGGTtgtttatctctgtgtgtgcACATTCCAACAACACGTACGGGCTAATAGCATATTTCACAAAATCTAAATCTAAATCTAAATCTAAATCTTGCTCGAATCTCGTGAAGCCATTTGGGAGTCCATTGAAGGTACATGGAGATCATTTTGGATATGTCAAGCTAAATCAGAAGTAAACCTGAAATAACCTGAAATCAACCTGAAATCAACCTGAAATAACCTGAAATCAACCTGAAATTTACCTGAAATAACCTTAACTCGGGACTGTGATGACTAacactttattggcatgggaaacatatgttaacattgccaaagtaagtgaagtagataataaactcaagtgaattaaacaataaaaattaacagtaaacattacactcaaagaAGTTcctaaagaataaagacatttcaaatgtcatattatgtctatataaagtgttgtaacgatgtgaaaatagttcaagggaaaataaataaacataaatatgatttgtatcaatggtgtttgttcttcattggttgtcctttcttgtggcaacaggtcacaaatcttgctgctgcgATGGCACACtgctatttcacccagtagatatgggagttcatcaaaattgggtttgttttcaaattctttgtggatctgtatggtcatatgtgtctctaatatggtcatacctgtctctctctctctgtctccacagtGCTGGTCCTGTTGATCATCACCATGCAGCGACGGAGGAAGAAGGAGCCCTTGATCCTGGACGAGGAGCGTGACGTGCGCGAGAACATTGTGCGCTACGACGACGAGGGCGGCGGCGAGGAGGACACCGAGGCCTTTGACATGGTCGCTCTGCGCAACCTCAACGTAGTCCGCGAGAGCGGCAGCAAGAACCGCCGTGACGTCACCCCAGAAGTGCCCACCCTCTTCTCGTCTTCCCGGCCACCGCCGGACAACGGCATCTTCCGCGAGTTCATCTGGGACCGGCTGAAGGAGGCCGACGTGGACCCGTCAGCACCGCCCTACGACTCACTGCAGACGTACGCCTTCGAGGGCAGCGGCTCAGCCGCAGAGTCCCTCAGCTCGCTGGATTCGCTGAGCATGGACTCAGAGCAGAACTACGACTACCTTAGCGACTGGGGGCCACGCTTCAAGAAACTGGCAGACCTCTATGGCCACAACGACGGCGGCAACCTCTTCGTCTCTTAGCCCTCGGTTGAGCCCCGCCGAAACCATCAGTGCGGACAACAGAACAAACAAGTGAAGGAAACGGAAGGATATGAATAAGGATACAAGAAAGGAAATTTTAGATGACGATGGGATGATGCTGTACTCTGAGAGGACATTTTGATTGGTGTGTATAATTGCATCAATGTGGGTTGAGAATAAACTGTAGGATGGTGGTTTTccattcaaaaatgtttttttgggggggcactcTGCACACTGGCTGGATTTTTCAAAGAAAGACATTTTGGAGATTTTGTTAGTAATGTTTTAACATGATGGAAATGATGCAAAGCTTAAAACGTTGGGACGGTCTCCAGACCCGTTTGGAAGGACCTCAACGCACAAATGTCCAGACTTTCGCATGTCACAATGATGTTCAAACGGGACGAGGAGTGAACCGATATCTATGCTTCAGTGGTGTTACAACAGTGACATTTTCAAGTACAACATCTTGTCATGGTGAAATGAATAGCCTGACCTCTTCAACTGGCCCTGTAGTCTGTCCCAGGGTTCACTATGATCTGTAACATTTGTTTCAAACGGATATTTAGGGGTTCACAGCTTTGCTGTAAAACCTATTGTTATTCTTAGATTATAATGTTTTCCTTGACATGGTAAAAATAACTCAAGCTTAGATTGATAACTTTTGTTCGaatttggcacacagaaactagAGGCAATGAGTAACCTGGTCTAAAAGAATGGTACTGATTGACCTATAGGTGGCGCTGTTATACgcagtctcacttaaaccctcatatccGCCGCCCAGTTTGACCTACAGACTTTAAACTTTGTATGTAGGTGTCTTTCCTCATGCTGAATAAATTTACCTCAAGGACCCATAAGGCCAGCCAGGATAGATTTTCCTTCATCTTGGACATTTTGGAAAACCTTTGAAAAACGTATACTCGTGATAAAAATAACATACATAAGGGATTGGTTAACAGGGCTGAGTAATTATTAAATCTAGAAATCTGATTTACTTgtccatttaaatcctttgtaaatccaTTTCACAATGGCCTGTCAATTTGTAACTTCTTAAGTTTGGCATTGATATTGTTAAAGGCCGAATTTagctgtttttatatcaatatcaaataatttcttgttaacaattaaataccttactgtaatagatttccattgaAATGGACAacaatagctttttagcaaataactatttctcaagcaagaaggATTTTCTGGGAGTGGTGTAAGTGGGGATTGGAAAACTCAAAACTAGCTGTTTTTGGCagggaggtttggaactctttgttattggtctattaaccaatttaccgcctggtgatatcaccaggtggtaaattgaactcccgcccatgcaaacctTCTGATTACAACATTcagtgtagattgtattttcaaaagATGGCAgagttattgacaaataaaaatttggATGTAACTTTTTTTTACTGCAAATCTATTCCACAGTGGCCTATCAACGTGAAACTATTATTGACATCCCTAAAATGAAccacactgaattattattagcTCGTTCTTTTCATATGTACCACTAATGCTCAAAACCACATTCTCCTCATAAAACCAAATGTCACTTTCACTCCATATTTTGATTGCACTTAAAGGAAGATGCTTCCTACATGATAGAGTGCTTTGTTATTCAATTGATCTTGTGTCCtttgtcatcctgtgaaccctgtTCATTGCTGCTGGCAGGCAGTTATATTTATGGAACAGATTCTCAAAACAGGATAACTCCTTATGGATTttacagcaggttttcatcaatggtGGATTTGATCAATTCAGGCTTACTCTGGTCCATAGTCAGTAGGGCTCACCGTAGCAACATTTTttgaaacagaaaacagaaatggGTGTTTCTTATTCGACCGGTAGTCCAGtagtctctctcccttttcttccatttggtgcctaacgAACACGGTCATGATCTCATGATCTCATCTCATGATCCTATAACGGTATCTAGACACCTGTCCGATTTGTCCGCTCTCTCGCTCAAGTTCCGAATGAACATGCTTAGAGTGTCGCAATGCCTCTGAACGGTGTAGCAGGGAAGGTGAGATGAGGCAAAGAGACTGGGGTTGGGTGGGTAGCGATGAAGAAAACACTACCATGTCAGAGCCTGGAAGCCTTGTAAACATCTGCAGTGAATGCACCGTATTGGTAAGTTCAAAATTTAAAGCTGTTGTGATTGTTTTATCTATCCTATGAGGTGTTCTAGCAACCATGATGGTTAAAATTgtttttcagttgtttttttttacgGAAACATAGCTGTAACAGCATTGGAAAATACAGTTAGTGTTGGAAAAGATTTTACAGCAAAGCTGTGGGCACTTGTAAAAATACCAAGCCAAGGAGAATGTCAACAGTGAATTTTGCATGCAGTGAGTAGAAATGGAACATGTAGGAAATCCAGGATGGAAAAACAAGGAAAAAACAGCAGGGGAACAAAACAAATCTAGTTTTTGGTCAAAGAG is part of the Salvelinus sp. IW2-2015 unplaced genomic scaffold, ASM291031v2 Un_scaffold1390, whole genome shotgun sequence genome and encodes:
- the LOC139024348 gene encoding cadherin-7, with amino-acid sequence MQRRRKKEPLILDEERDVRENIVRYDDEGGGEEDTEAFDMVALRNLNVVRESGSKNRRDVTPEVPTLFSSSRPPPDNGIFREFIWDRLKEADVDPSAPPYDSLQTYAFEGSGSAAESLSSLDSLSMDSEQNYDYLSDWGPRFKKLADLYGHNDGGNLFVS